TTGttccattcagctccttgttggaGAACAGCAAATTGTACAGAACGTATTGAAACAATAAACAGTTGGGCATGCTTTCATACGTTAACGTCAAATTGAATTCACCTGTTagtacattttaggttcatcctgaaatttcacccgagaGCTCAATACCGTATCTGTAATCTTTTGTGTATTGTGTGATATGAATAAATGTTCACATTTGTTATCTTGAATTAGAGTCTAAGAGAGTAGCCTACTGTTTCTGCATGCAATTTAAAATATCTACTTGTAGGACATATTCCTGACATCATTTGGGAAACCGGTCAACTTCCTTGTGATGAGATCTTTGTTCACACGTCACATGCCCACTGACTGATGAACAAAAGACCGCTTTCAGAAATGCGACTGATCGAAGAGCTGCTTCGCTATCATTTGGCAACATAATTTGCACTGACACTGTTCAATTTTGCGTGCAGTTTTCATTATCTCTAAGACTTCATTTTTGAGTTATGTTTTGATTAAACTGAACTTCAGAACTTCTTACAGGATTTCAAAAACGGATTTTAGTTACAGAAATTGTTTGATTAAAGTGATTGCACAAAAGGTTATGCAGGCCTGTTtcattagcttttttttaatgattcttTTGAGGGAAAGATAACTCAGATTGCAATTCAaacacataccgtaatttcacCCATCCTTGTTCACTTAATGCTTTATTGCTGATTGCTTTTGGCTGGTGAACTGAAAGTGACCTTTATAACGGCATTTCGCAGCCATCGAGTTGAATTGGAGCAGCCGAATATTTGAAGCGGAAACAATCTGCAACTGTTGAAATATCTGCTGAATAGATTTGAGTTTTTGAAGATGAAAAGTCTACATTGAGTATtttgatggtaaaaaaaaaatcactgttaGTAAAATCAGCTTAGTATATGTTGAATTTTTGAAGCTGTAAACTGGAATGCAGGACTTACGAAAAGGAAATAAGAAAGTTGAGAACAGTACTACAGGAAAATATGGCGTACTTGTTTTCAGCATTAAAAAGCTTCTTGGgacgacaggaaaaaaaaataattcagaaccagttaattatttattataataattattattgttgctgTGGTTTTACTTCGTGCCTTTCGCCTGTTCCACACTCCAGTCCGGTAGGTGGCGATAATACACCTGGAACCTAGTTTGCCAACTGccaaataaacagaaaaagaagaggaggaggagagatgAATAACCACTAGGGCATATGCAGCACTTGCATGTGAAGATGCCACAGTATTAATACTATAATAAGAGTATTTATACTCTTGCCCTGTGGCTTATGGTTGCACAAATGAGAGCAAAGCAAGGAAAATTACCTTCACAAGAAAGTTTGAACAATATGTTTGTCCTTACAAATTCGAGTGCAACTGTAATTAGTAGTCCACCAGATTGTGAAACGCTAACACCCAAAGCATTAGGCTAACATTAGGCTCAGTCTGCACGAGCTCTGAAATGTGAACAAAGTGTTCTGTATAATGGGTCTCaagtttctttttaaattgatatACCAAATGGATGCAAATAAATTAaccgtttatttatttgttgatttatttatttgtcctaCATGTATCAAAACGGTATTTATGCcatgtatttcccccccccccaaaaaaaactatccTAGTTCTGTTCCATTATTGGCTATTGGGTTTAGGGTCCTAGAATTAAGTTGTCGTGTTTTTCCAAAGACCCGAAACCTGATCACCATTTAATCTgcaatacttatggctgtgtgatatttcagtttttcttttttaatgaatctgcaaaattttcaacaataaattgttttttctgttaatatgaggtgctctgtgtacattattcagggggaaaaaatgaacttaaatgactttagcaaatggttgcaatacaacaaagagtgaaaattttaagggggtctgaaaacattCCGTACCCAGTGTATATACGccttatttatacatatatattactgGATACACGTGATGTGGGTATGACGCATCTAACTAGAGACCGTTTTTCACCCTactagcttttttttaatttatttattttgaatgtttttgggatgtgggaggaaaccggagtgcccggagaaaacccacgcaggcacggggagaacatgcaaactccacacaggcggggccggggattgaaccaaggtcctcagaactgtgaggcagacgctctaaccagtcaatcaccgtgcctgaggcaatttcaaacacaaatataaatagatttcagttcaaacacaaaatataacatttcaGTTTCCGTCCCGCCGCATAACCATTTGCGTGATCGCTcccaaagctagctgctaatgctaacgaaaagAAAAGCCCAAAATCTCTTAATTTAAACCCCCCAATCGGgcgaggaaaaactcaaaatcccATCTgggggggaaatttttttttgagaagggaccacagatgggggggggggggggaacacttccaggatgaccaggctgcagtGGATGTCGACATTTCTCCCATcgtctggtgctgtacaatgtttatGACAATGACAAGATGcagtacaatgttcattaagatggcataagagtccatttaaaaagaaaaggcacTGCAGGGTAGACATCTTCGGTGATTCTGTctcaggacctggcccggtCAGTCGGAGCGGAATCCTCTATGGCAACGACTCCGGGGGAAGTGGTCaacctcagatcttgtcccagtTGGTCGGTGCAGAACCCAAACAGCGACAGCCTCagattcgggggggggggggggaggagataGGACAactggcagtaaaacaggcctacgTGTACTTTAACTACGGAAATGCCAAAGAGTAGAAATAAGTCTAAagttgggatttcatcatttctactgaggtagcaTCTCTAATATTGGCAGATAAGGCATTCGAGAGTACCGGAGCCCAAATAGAAAATACTTGAGAATCTGGAGACTTCTTTCGGGCTCTCGaagtcaccaaaagaccagtGTTTTGCGAGCATAGGTTTCCGGGACGGAACATACGGTACAACTAAGTCAGCAAGTTAACAGGGTGCTAACctgtgtaatattttatgagtaagtAACAGGACCTTAAGATCGCATCTCAAGTAGACCGGGAGCCAATGCAAGTTGGCCTGAATGTAGGTAATATGATCAAACGTCCTCGTCAAAGGTCATGCTGCAGTGTTTTGTACTAACTGCTGGCTATCAGTACTACACATGGCAAGAGCAGaaagcagcatgttacaatagcCGAGGCAAAATGTAACAAATGCGTGGAATATGATTTCTGGGTCGCTAGCGGATAGGATGGGCTGCATTTTAACGATATCgtgaagatgaaaaaaaaactgttttggtCATATTCTTAGTGTGCTTTTGAAGGGAGGGAAATTagtcaaatacatttattgatAACTCACTTTGGGTAATAGTGCTTTTGTCAAAACCCAAGAGTGGTGTCCTTAAACAAGTGGCTATGTTCAGCAGGGCCAATAATCAACAGCTCAGTTTTCTTAAGAGTTAAGGAGCAAAAGGTTACAGGTCAGCCAGTTTAATCTCAGCAAGACACAACTCCGAATTAGAGCAATCGTGTGAATGAGTTAGTTTTAATGGCATGAATAGCTGAGTATCGTTGGCATAACAGTGAAAGCTAATCTTAAATTTGCGTATGATATCGCTCAGCGGCAGCATATAAGGCTGAGTACCGATCCCTGCGGGACTCCGCAAGCGACATGATAATACTAATACGTCACATTACCACAAATTAAGCGGTGTGTGTTATCCGAGAGATATCTAAACCAATAAAGTACTGGGCTTGTAATATTGTTTTGAGGCAATCTAGTAGTATATTGTGATCACCGGTATCAAAGGCAGCGCTGAGGCAGAGTAATAATTGTATTAATGAGGTGTCACAATCTATAGCTAGTAAAGAGTAATTCGTCACTTTTGCAAGGGTCATTTCAGTAGAGTGGTCTGCCCTGAATCCGGATTGAAGaagttaaaatacagtagattgTTATAGGCCATGTGAACATTAAACTGTTGTGCTAcaattttttcaagaatttctGAAATAATCTCATGGCCGTTCATTTCAGCAAGGGTCCTCTTGTTCACCTGAGGAAGCAGCTCCAGTTCCCCAGGGAGATGGTGGAAATAAAACTTCAACCGGACATAGCAACAAAGCCCAGAGTCAGCAAGACGGTCTTTCTTGTGGAGCCGACCTTCCAAGCGGAGGAGCTTTAAAGGCCGCCCTTCAGCCAAAGTCAGCCAAGTACAGTACTATCTTGACGTGCCCCATTTTAGCAGTTGTTCCAGTTATAAGCCATCGCTTAGTCCAAAGTTTGCTTAGGTTTGACCTTCAGATACGCCTCTGCTTGAgtgaaggttaaaaaaaaaaagggagtaaTACAGGTTGTGCAACGCCCTGGCATGTGGGCAGTCTCTGAGGCACTTGCAGCTGTTAATTTCTTTGCATTCTCTTGattgtaatatttaatatattcatTACAATTTAGTTAGTGTCACTGATTTAAGGAGTTGTATTTTAATCTGAATCATGTTTATACTTTTCCATCATCCCACCGAGAGTCAACGTTTCTTTACAGTCTATTTAATCAATTATGCACTAATCTCATATGCACATCACAAAAGCATTTGACAAAGCAGATGCAATGCTTTAAGTGTTTCAGCACGAGTGCTAATTCTCAGTACTTCTCCACAGTACTTTTGATAAGGTACATAGAATACAAGAAGATATACAAAATGTAACAGTGTTCAAAATCAGGGTCACAGTCATTAGTTTTATGATTAAACATCTATGGATatatgaatattctcattcattggCTCGATCGCAACtagactgttctggttgtcgtCAAAGACATTGCACATGCACATTCGCAAGATAAGACAGCTCTAGCCCGAGGGTAAAGGTGTGTAAACGGATGAAGCCTGCTGAGAGGCAAAACCTTCTCTTGAACAGTCAAGCAGTGACCGATTCAGCGCCCTGAGATTTAAACAGCTACATTTTCACCTAGCTTCATTGATCACTTCTTTTCTCAAAAGCACACTTGTGTCTCTCAACACATCAAACACTCAGTAGAATCGTTAAGAgcaaatctttgaccacaaactttTATTCCTTCTTGCTGTACATGTAATGTGAGGCTAttagtagatgagagagaggagCAAGGTTGAAGTCTCCAATGACCAGTATGAGGGCGTCGTCATCATAGTtgacaaactgagcaggtaaaagCTTTCTGTACCATGTGTGCTCTTGTGTGTCTTCCTTAGTTTgccgagagaatctttgaccacgaAGTGAGCAAGCAAAAGGTTTTTTCACTAGTGTGTCTTAGAGTGCACTGTCAATTGAGTTCTATGAGAAGACTCTGACTGCAAATTGAGCAGGCAAACTGTTTCCAttccagtgtgtgtttgtgtgtattagGTTTCCACTCAGAGAGAATCTTTGATCGCGAACTAATCAGGCAAAAGGTTAATCTCCAGCGTgagttattgtgtgtgtttttaagcgtcccttcacagagaatctttgaccacaatctaagcaggcaaaaggtttctctccggtGTGTGCTCTTGTGTGTATTATTAAATCCTCCTTTCTAGAAAATTGTTTACTGCAATCGGAGcacgaaaaaggtttctctccagtgtgtgttcttgtgtgtttttttaaatctccctttctagagaatctttgaccacaattggagcaggcaaaaggtttttctccagtgtgtgttcttgagtGTAttttcaaatctccctttctagagaatctttgaccacaatccgagcaagcaaaaggtttgtctccagtgtgtgttcttgtgtgtttcgTTAAGTATCCCTTCAGAGAAAATCTTTGCCCACAAATCAAgcagggaaaaggtttctctccagtgtgtatcCTGGTGTGTATTGTTAAATCTCCCTTTCTACAGAAACATTGACCACAGTCTGTgcaagcaaaaggtttctctccagtgtgtgctcttgtgtgtgttgtcaaatgtgttttaaaagagaatttttgaccacaaactgagcagataaaaggtttctctccagtatgtattcttgtgtgtgtttttaaatttcGTTTTGTAAAGAATCTTTCGCCACAATCTGAGCAGCCAAAAgatttctctccagtgtgcgctcttgtgtgtttttttaaattcccctttctagagaatctttgaccacaatctgagcatgcaaaaggtttttctccagtgtgcgcTCTTGTGTGTATTGTCAAAGAACTCTTAcaagtgaatcttttaccacaaattgagcagacaaaaggtttctctccagtgtgtgctcTTGTGTGTACTGTCAAATGACTTTTAcaagagaatctttgaccacaaaatgagcaggcaaaaggtttctctctgGTGTGACTGCTCATGTGTCGTTTCAAACGACTCTTTAAAGCAAAGGTTTttccacactgagaacatttccagcatttGTTGTCCATGTTACATGTCATATAACCTTCAgactgttcatcatcatcatcagtgtgaggagagtGTGATGATGTGTCttcactatctgatagtggtGCTATGAGGCCATCTGCTTGTGATCTTCCACAATTGTGTCCTTGaccttctgttgtcatttgttgacttgagctgctgttGCTTCGAGGCTCCGTCCCTTTGTTCTCCTTACTTTGCTCTTCATCTTCATTCTTCAAAGGGACAGCAGTCGAGGGCAACTTGGTGATATCTGCCTCCTCCGTTTCCTCTTTAACGGCAGGGGGCTCTTCTTCCTCCCGTTTGATGCGGGGGGGCTCTTCACCTGCCTCCTTTTTTATGTGAGTGTGTGCCGACTCCTCTTTCTTTTTAATGTGGGAGGGCTCTTCTTCCTCCACTTTCAGGGAAGGGGGTGccagctcctcttcctcttgatTGTGGGCagactcttcttcctctttaataTTGGGGGACGCTGGCTCCTGCGGCCCAGGACCAAGATCTTCACTGATTTCTtcaagacacaagaagacaacaCACATGGTTTAATATAGTCAATTCTCATGTTGTGACTTCAATGTTGCatattattgtttatatttacatttaaaggaCGCCTGGGTCTTAATGGTCCACATTTCACATACAAGTcgatttaatgtattttttgctcaaagaAAATTAAACTGCCAGTCATTTCCAATTATACCTATCCATTTcggagcaattggtaaataactaattgcctttGGAACGCCCACTTTTCATCGCCAAAATcgaccccaaaacaaaaacaactgaaaagaCTGCATAGCCtgtgtggacaaaggaatgtgCTTATAAATAGCTAtgcttatattattattatattattaatatgcTTATAAATAGgatttacacgatcaggatttttggggccgatcaccgatcagcaagtttaaaaaaaacaataactgatcacaagatggagcaacgtgtctatttaaattgacttgttcatttactgattattaaaaattatatttacaataaataatgtatctttgttcatctttttatgCCAGCGAGGCATAGTGAAatacagaacaaatgaatggt
The sequence above is a segment of the Phyllopteryx taeniolatus isolate TA_2022b chromosome 15, UOR_Ptae_1.2, whole genome shotgun sequence genome. Coding sequences within it:
- the LOC133490183 gene encoding gastrula zinc finger protein XlCGF57.1-like produces the protein MCARMTVEYEEELCGPKDEKEPQRHLRNDFFTKPRVGVNIAEISEDLGPGPQEPASPNIKEEEESAHNQEEEELAPPSLKVEEEEPSHIKKKEESAHTHIKKEAGEEPPRIKREEEEPPAVKEETEEADITKLPSTAVPLKNEDEEQSKENKGTEPRSNSSSSQQMTTEGQGHNCGRSQADGLIAPLSDSEDTSSHSPHTDDDDEQSEGYMTCNMDNKCWKCSQCGKTFALKSRLKRHMSSHTREKPFACSFCGQRFSCKSHLTVHTRAHTGEKPFVCSICGKRFTCKSSLTIHTRAHTGEKPFACSDCGQRFSRKGNLKKHTRAHTGEKSFGCSDCGERFFTKRNLKTHTRIHTGEKPFICSVCGQKFSFKTHLTTHTRAHTGEKPFACTDCGQCFCRKGDLTIHTRIHTGEKPFPCLICGQRFSLKGYLTKHTRTHTGDKPFACSDCGQRFSRKGDLKIHSRTHTGEKPFACSNCGQRFSRKGDLKKHTRTHTGEKPFSCSDCSKQFSRKEDLIIHTRAHTGEKPFACLDCGQRFSVKGRLKTHTITHAGD